One genomic window of Aquisalimonas sp. 2447 includes the following:
- a CDS encoding glutathione S-transferase family protein, with amino-acid sequence MGGRLIDGQWYTQGYEPDNKGRFVRQESVFRERTVDAPGERFRPEAQRYHLYVSYACPWAHRILIMRRLKGLESAISVSVVHPLMLDDGWEFRDYPGSTGDPVHQARYLRDVYVAADSAFTGRVTVPLLWDRREGTIVNNESRELLRMLDHDWNAVATDATDFAPANLIDAVDHTIDAIYEPVNNGVYKCGFAQSQEAYDEAADALYAALDHWDTVLGEQRFLCGDRVTEADICLFTTLVRFDPVYSVHFKCSQRRIMDYPNLLNYLRDLYQRPAFRETTNMDHIRQHYYRSHGFINPTGIVARAPMVDLDAPHGRERFG; translated from the coding sequence ATGGGTGGTCGACTGATCGACGGGCAATGGTATACGCAGGGTTACGAGCCGGACAACAAGGGGCGATTCGTGCGCCAGGAGTCCGTGTTCAGGGAGCGCACCGTGGACGCCCCCGGCGAACGCTTCCGCCCGGAGGCGCAGCGGTACCACTTGTATGTTTCCTACGCCTGTCCCTGGGCGCACCGGATTCTGATCATGCGGCGGCTCAAGGGGCTGGAGTCGGCTATTTCCGTCTCCGTGGTGCACCCGCTGATGCTGGATGACGGTTGGGAATTCCGGGACTACCCCGGCAGCACCGGGGATCCCGTGCACCAGGCGCGGTATCTGCGGGATGTCTATGTGGCTGCGGATTCCGCCTTCACGGGACGGGTGACCGTGCCGCTGTTGTGGGATCGCCGCGAGGGCACCATCGTCAACAATGAATCCCGTGAGCTATTGCGGATGCTGGACCACGACTGGAACGCGGTGGCCACCGATGCGACGGACTTTGCGCCGGCAAACCTGATCGACGCGGTGGATCACACCATCGATGCCATCTACGAGCCGGTGAACAATGGCGTGTACAAGTGCGGCTTCGCCCAGTCCCAGGAGGCCTACGACGAGGCCGCCGACGCCCTCTACGCGGCCCTGGATCACTGGGACACGGTGCTGGGCGAGCAGCGATTCCTTTGCGGTGACCGCGTCACCGAGGCGGACATCTGCCTGTTCACCACGCTGGTCCGGTTCGACCCGGTGTACTCGGTGCATTTCAAGTGCTCCCAGCGCCGGATCATGGATTACCCGAACCTGCTGAACTACCTCCGGGATCTCTACCAGCGTCCGGCGTTCCGTGAAACCACCAACATGGATCATATCCGGCAGCACTATTACCGCAGCCACGGCTTCATCAACCCCACCGGTATCGTGGCCCGTGCGCCGATGGTGGATCTGGACGCCCCTCACGGTCGGGAACGCTTTGGCTGA
- a CDS encoding peptidoglycan DD-metalloendopeptidase family protein gives MRAMILALVLGLIPGHLLATVPEHRPVPGGVAVVDLGTPSDEARPTAHHDERPVLVVDHQGHWHAVVGIGLDAETGTTAVHIEDGAVEFTIEHREYAEQRITLDDDEQVSPGEETLERIRREHAEIQRARDTRSDGEPASLQLELPVEGRFTSPFGLRRYFNDQPRNPHNGLDIANDPGTPIGSAASGEVIETGEYFFNGKTVFVDHGGGFVTMYCHMQDIDVANGDRVERGERIGTVGATGRVTGPHLHWTVYLNGEAVDPLLFVEGEDADFNEAD, from the coding sequence ATGAGAGCCATGATCCTGGCCCTGGTACTGGGGCTGATCCCGGGACATCTCCTCGCCACCGTGCCCGAGCACCGGCCGGTCCCCGGGGGTGTCGCCGTGGTCGACCTGGGGACGCCATCCGACGAAGCGCGGCCCACCGCCCACCATGACGAGCGTCCGGTCCTGGTGGTGGATCACCAGGGGCACTGGCACGCGGTGGTGGGGATTGGACTGGATGCAGAAACCGGCACCACCGCAGTCCACATCGAAGACGGGGCCGTGGAATTCACCATCGAACACCGCGAGTACGCCGAGCAGCGCATCACCCTGGACGACGACGAACAGGTCAGTCCCGGCGAAGAGACCCTTGAGCGCATCCGCAGGGAACACGCGGAGATCCAGAGAGCCCGGGATACCCGCAGTGACGGCGAGCCGGCGAGCCTGCAGCTGGAGCTCCCGGTGGAGGGGCGGTTTACCAGCCCCTTCGGCCTGCGGCGCTATTTCAACGATCAGCCGCGTAACCCGCACAACGGACTGGACATCGCCAACGATCCGGGGACTCCCATCGGCTCGGCAGCCAGCGGCGAGGTCATCGAGACCGGGGAATATTTCTTCAACGGCAAGACCGTCTTTGTCGACCATGGCGGCGGCTTCGTGACCATGTACTGCCACATGCAGGACATCGACGTGGCCAACGGTGACCGCGTGGAACGGGGCGAGCGCATCGGCACCGTGGGCGCCACGGGCCGGGTCACCGGTCCGCACCTGCACTGGACGGTCTACCTCAATGGCGAGGCGGTGGACCCCCTGCTGTTTGTCGAAGGCGAAGACGCCGACTTCAACGAAGCCGACTGA
- the xseA gene encoding exodeoxyribonuclease VII large subunit — translation MQVPESRNNTDERPVLTVSRLNREVRELLESGLPAVWVEGELSNLAQPASGHWYFSLKDQRAQIRCAMFRQRNRLVRFPPENGQQVLVRGRISLYEPRGDYQLIVESMEEAGDGALRRQFEELRHKLEAEGLFAEERKRPLPALPRRIGVITSPSGAAIRDVLQVLARRFPALPVMIYPVPVQGRDAASEIRQMLEKAARRGDADVLLVTRGGGSLEDLWPFNDEALARAIAACPIPVVSGVGHEVDVTIADLVADQRAPTPSAAAELLSPDGAAWRRQFQALSDRLTWLQQQHLGSARQRLDHLLTRLRQQHPGRRLRDHAQRLDELDGRLRQAWRTGQHLRRTRLGQARQRLYTGSPRWAIRQGVERTRELQQRLEGAQRRELQRRRERLGALARTLETVSPLATVSRGYAIIQRPDNGAVVRNAGDVQPGDPLTARLAQGRLECRVEAIHDEDASP, via the coding sequence ATGCAAGTGCCCGAATCCCGTAACAACACCGATGAACGGCCGGTCCTGACCGTCTCGCGGCTCAACCGCGAGGTGCGCGAACTCCTGGAGAGCGGACTGCCGGCGGTCTGGGTGGAGGGGGAGCTGTCGAACCTGGCACAACCCGCCTCCGGACACTGGTACTTCAGCCTCAAGGACCAGCGTGCCCAGATCCGCTGCGCCATGTTCCGCCAGCGCAATCGTCTGGTCCGCTTCCCCCCGGAAAACGGCCAGCAGGTGCTGGTGCGCGGACGGATCAGCCTGTATGAACCCCGGGGCGACTACCAGCTGATCGTCGAAAGCATGGAAGAGGCCGGCGACGGCGCCCTGCGGCGCCAGTTCGAGGAATTGCGGCACAAGCTGGAGGCCGAAGGCCTGTTCGCCGAGGAGCGCAAGCGGCCGCTGCCGGCCCTGCCGCGTCGCATTGGAGTCATCACCTCCCCTTCAGGCGCAGCTATCCGGGACGTCCTCCAAGTCCTGGCGCGCCGCTTTCCGGCGCTCCCCGTCATGATCTATCCGGTGCCGGTGCAGGGACGGGATGCCGCCTCGGAAATCAGGCAGATGCTTGAGAAGGCTGCCCGGCGCGGCGATGCCGACGTCTTGCTGGTCACCCGCGGCGGTGGCTCACTGGAGGATCTATGGCCATTCAACGACGAGGCCCTGGCGCGGGCGATTGCGGCCTGCCCCATCCCGGTGGTCAGCGGTGTCGGCCACGAGGTGGATGTCACCATCGCCGACCTGGTTGCCGACCAGCGCGCACCGACCCCGTCCGCCGCCGCCGAGCTGCTCAGTCCCGACGGCGCCGCCTGGCGGCGCCAGTTTCAGGCGCTGTCGGACCGCCTCACCTGGCTCCAGCAGCAGCACCTGGGCAGCGCCAGACAGCGCCTCGACCACCTGCTCACCCGGCTGCGACAGCAGCATCCCGGGCGACGCCTGCGCGATCACGCGCAGCGCCTGGACGAGCTCGACGGACGCCTGCGCCAGGCGTGGCGGACCGGCCAGCACCTTCGCCGCACGCGTCTGGGTCAGGCACGCCAGCGGCTTTACACAGGTTCCCCCCGATGGGCCATCCGCCAGGGCGTGGAACGGACCCGGGAACTGCAACAGCGCCTGGAAGGCGCGCAGCGACGTGAACTCCAGCGCCGTCGGGAGCGCCTGGGGGCCCTGGCCCGCACCCTGGAGACGGTCAGCCCGCTGGCCACCGTCAGCCGCGGTTACGCAATCATCCAGCGACCCGACAACGGCGCCGTGGTCCGCAACGCCGGCGATGTACAACCCGGCGATCCATTGACCGCGCGGCTGGCACAGGGTCGACTGGAATGCCGTGTTGAAGCCATCCACGACGAGGACGCATCGCCATGA
- the guaB gene encoding IMP dehydrogenase, with translation MRIAQEALTFDDVLLLPAYSDVLPREADLSSPLTRDIRVNIPIVSAAMDTVTEAGFAITLAEQGGIGIVHKNMSVDQQAAHVRRVKKFESGVIKEPITVMPDKSIAEVLELTRQHSISGVPVVDKDSRLTGIVTSRDLRFETRTTAAVSEIMTGRDRLVTVREGAPREEILELMHQYRIEKVLVVDDDFRLRGLITVKDIQKAKDYPNACKDEHGRLRVGAAVGTGGDTEERIEALSRAGVDVLVVDTAHGHSSGVLERVRWVKQHYPDVQVIGGNIATGDAARALVEAGADAVKVGIGPGSICTTRVVAGVGVPQISAVSNVAAALEGTGVPLIADGGVRYSGDLAKAVAAGAHAVMIGGLFAGTEEAPGEVELFQGRSYKSYRGMGSLGAMAQGSSDRYFQDPSEEVEKLVPEGIEGRVPYKGSLVAIVHQLLGGLRASMGYTGCHDIQEMRTRPEFVRITNAGVRESHVHDVTITKEAPNYRTD, from the coding sequence ATGCGAATCGCCCAGGAAGCGCTGACCTTCGATGATGTCCTTCTCCTTCCGGCATATTCCGACGTGTTGCCCCGTGAGGCGGACCTGTCATCACCGCTGACGCGGGACATCCGTGTCAACATTCCGATCGTATCAGCCGCCATGGATACGGTCACCGAGGCCGGGTTCGCCATCACCCTGGCGGAACAGGGTGGCATCGGTATCGTCCACAAGAACATGTCGGTGGACCAACAGGCAGCTCACGTGCGCCGCGTGAAGAAGTTCGAGAGTGGCGTGATCAAGGAGCCGATCACGGTGATGCCGGACAAGTCCATCGCCGAGGTGCTGGAACTCACCCGTCAGCACTCCATCTCGGGCGTGCCGGTGGTGGACAAGGACAGCCGGCTCACCGGTATCGTGACCAGCCGTGACCTGCGCTTCGAGACGCGCACCACGGCGGCGGTGAGTGAGATCATGACCGGTCGGGATCGCCTGGTCACCGTACGCGAAGGTGCCCCCCGGGAGGAGATCCTGGAGCTCATGCATCAGTACCGCATTGAAAAGGTGCTGGTGGTGGATGACGATTTCCGGCTGCGCGGGCTGATTACCGTCAAGGACATCCAGAAGGCCAAGGACTACCCCAATGCCTGCAAGGACGAGCACGGCCGGTTGCGGGTGGGGGCCGCCGTGGGGACTGGGGGTGACACCGAGGAACGCATTGAGGCGCTGTCCCGCGCCGGGGTGGACGTGCTGGTGGTGGATACCGCCCACGGACACTCCAGTGGCGTTCTCGAGCGGGTCAGGTGGGTCAAGCAGCACTATCCCGATGTGCAGGTGATTGGCGGCAACATCGCAACCGGTGACGCGGCGCGGGCGCTGGTTGAGGCCGGGGCGGACGCCGTGAAGGTGGGCATCGGACCGGGCTCCATCTGCACCACCCGGGTGGTGGCCGGGGTCGGTGTGCCGCAGATCAGTGCCGTGTCCAACGTTGCCGCTGCGCTGGAGGGGACCGGCGTGCCGCTGATCGCCGACGGCGGCGTGCGTTATTCCGGCGATCTCGCCAAGGCGGTCGCGGCCGGTGCCCACGCAGTGATGATCGGCGGGCTGTTTGCGGGTACCGAGGAGGCCCCGGGCGAGGTGGAACTGTTCCAGGGGCGCTCGTACAAGTCCTACCGCGGCATGGGTTCCCTGGGTGCCATGGCGCAGGGCTCCAGCGACCGTTACTTCCAGGACCCGTCCGAGGAAGTGGAGAAGCTGGTGCCCGAGGGTATCGAGGGGCGTGTGCCTTACAAGGGCAGCCTCGTGGCCATTGTTCATCAGCTGCTGGGCGGGCTGCGCGCCAGCATGGGCTACACGGGCTGCCACGATATCCAGGAGATGCGTACCCGTCCCGAATTCGTGCGCATTACCAATGCCGGCGTCCGGGAATCCCACGTCCACGACGTGACCATCACCAAGGAAGCGCCCAACTACCGCACCGACTGA
- the guaA gene encoding glutamine-hydrolyzing GMP synthase has product MAQDIHAERILILDFGSQYTQLIARRVREAGVYCEIYACDCDPEAIRTFAPSGVILSGGPESVTFSETPRIPAPVFELGVPLLGICYGMQAMASQLGGTVQPSSHKEFGFARVRARGHSRLLRDIEDHTTPEGYGMLDVWMSHGDRVTEPPEGFKCIASNDAAPVAGIGDDQRLWYGVQFHPEVTHTVQGQRILTRFVRELCGCSGNWTPGNIIDDSIARIREQVGSDKVLLGLSGGVDSSVVAALLHRAIGDQLTCVFVDNGLLRLGEGDHVMATFARHMGVNVIRVDAENRFLKALAGVSDPEQKRKIIGNMFIDVFDDEAEKITDVSWLAQGTIYPDVIESAGAATGKAHVIKSHHNVGGLPDKMNLKLIEPLRELFKDEVRRIGVELGLPYDMVHRHPFPGPGLGVRILGEIRKAYTDPLRRADAIFIEELWKHDLYNKVSQAFAVYMPVKSVGVTGDGRRYEHVIALRAVETIDFMTARWAHLPYEFLDHVSRRIINEIEGISRVVYDISGKPPATIEWE; this is encoded by the coding sequence ATGGCCCAGGACATTCACGCTGAACGCATTCTCATTCTCGATTTCGGCTCCCAGTACACCCAGCTCATTGCCCGCCGTGTCCGCGAAGCAGGCGTCTACTGCGAGATCTACGCCTGTGATTGCGATCCGGAGGCAATCCGCACCTTTGCTCCCAGTGGCGTGATTCTCTCGGGCGGGCCTGAATCGGTGACCTTCAGCGAGACGCCTCGCATTCCCGCGCCGGTGTTCGAGCTGGGTGTGCCACTGCTGGGCATCTGCTATGGCATGCAGGCCATGGCGTCGCAGTTGGGTGGCACCGTGCAGCCATCGTCGCACAAGGAATTCGGCTTTGCCCGGGTGCGGGCGCGTGGCCACTCCCGGCTGCTCCGGGACATCGAGGATCACACCACGCCGGAAGGCTACGGCATGCTGGATGTGTGGATGAGCCACGGTGACCGGGTGACCGAACCTCCGGAGGGGTTCAAGTGCATTGCCAGCAACGACGCTGCACCGGTGGCCGGCATCGGCGACGACCAGCGGCTCTGGTACGGCGTGCAGTTCCACCCGGAGGTGACCCATACGGTCCAGGGACAGCGCATTCTGACCCGTTTCGTGCGCGAACTCTGCGGCTGCAGCGGCAACTGGACGCCGGGCAACATTATTGACGACAGCATCGCCCGCATCCGCGAGCAGGTGGGCAGTGACAAGGTGCTCCTGGGTTTGTCGGGCGGGGTGGACTCCTCGGTGGTGGCGGCGCTGCTGCACCGGGCTATCGGTGATCAGCTCACCTGCGTGTTCGTGGACAACGGGCTCTTGCGCCTGGGTGAAGGCGATCATGTCATGGCCACCTTCGCCAGGCACATGGGTGTCAACGTCATCCGCGTGGATGCCGAGAACCGCTTCCTCAAGGCGCTGGCCGGTGTCAGTGATCCGGAGCAGAAGCGCAAGATCATCGGCAACATGTTCATCGACGTGTTCGACGACGAAGCCGAGAAGATCACCGACGTCAGCTGGCTGGCCCAGGGCACCATCTACCCGGACGTGATCGAGTCCGCCGGCGCCGCCACCGGCAAGGCCCACGTCATCAAGTCCCACCACAATGTGGGCGGCCTGCCGGACAAGATGAACCTCAAACTCATCGAGCCCCTGCGGGAGCTGTTCAAGGACGAGGTGCGCCGTATCGGTGTCGAGCTCGGGCTGCCCTACGACATGGTGCACCGTCACCCGTTCCCCGGGCCGGGCCTGGGTGTCCGTATCCTCGGCGAGATCCGCAAGGCGTATACCGACCCGCTGCGCCGGGCCGACGCGATTTTCATCGAGGAGCTGTGGAAGCATGATCTCTACAACAAGGTGAGCCAGGCGTTTGCCGTCTACATGCCGGTGAAGTCCGTGGGCGTTACCGGCGACGGGCGCCGCTACGAGCACGTGATCGCCCTGCGCGCCGTGGAGACCATCGATTTCATGACCGCCCGCTGGGCGCATCTGCCCTACGAGTTCCTGGACCACGTCAGCCGCCGTATCATCAACGAGATCGAAGGCATCTCCCGTGTGGTCTACGACATTTCCGGCAAGCCGCCGGCAACCATCGAGTGGGAATGA
- the tadA gene encoding tRNA adenosine(34) deaminase TadA, translating into MSSGVQAEDQHEQDRHWMEQALLEARRAEAAGEVPVGAVLVRDGGVLARGWNHPIGAADPTVHAEIHALRAASSRAGNYRLTGTTLYVTLEPCVMCVGALVHARVARLVFAASEPRTGAVESCFRLLEPGLHNHDVIWQGGVLAEESAELLRGFFRSRR; encoded by the coding sequence ATGAGCAGCGGCGTGCAGGCGGAGGATCAGCACGAGCAGGACCGGCACTGGATGGAGCAGGCCCTGCTCGAGGCGCGCCGTGCCGAGGCGGCGGGGGAGGTGCCGGTGGGCGCGGTGCTGGTCCGTGACGGCGGTGTGCTGGCGCGGGGCTGGAATCACCCCATCGGGGCGGCGGACCCCACCGTGCATGCTGAAATCCACGCCCTGCGGGCGGCGTCGTCCCGGGCGGGCAACTACCGGCTCACCGGAACCACGCTGTATGTGACGCTGGAGCCCTGCGTCATGTGTGTCGGCGCCCTGGTGCATGCCCGCGTCGCCCGTCTGGTCTTTGCAGCCAGCGAGCCGCGAACCGGCGCGGTGGAGAGCTGCTTCCGGCTACTGGAGCCCGGGCTGCATAATCATGACGTCATCTGGCAGGGTGGTGTGCTTGCCGAGGAGAGCGCCGAACTCCTGCGTGGATTCTTTCGCTCAAGGCGCTGA
- the mltF gene encoding membrane-bound lytic murein transglycosylase MltF, producing the protein MVHLLLRFLIATLALLIGGLALTGQLQQERNLLQQVQTEGTLVVVTRLGPTTLYETGDGLAGMDYDLARGFADFLDVELRLIIARNKTEMYQALASGSAHLAAGALSIVDSRRSFFHYSTPYAEVDQHLIYRRGEPAPESVQELAGFHGARVRVMANSHAADKLRDLANSDIRQSWDIAAETDVRELLYDVWTRAIDYTIVDSNALALNQNYYPELRVAFTFDEGQELAWAFLDDGDTSLHEAAEEFLGTIREDSTLADIRERYYGYLSGFDYVGARVFLRHVTERLPQFRDTFQQAGEEYGVDWRLLAAIGYQESHWDPEAVSPTGVRGLMMLTQRTATELGVSNRLDPEESIRGGARYFASLRQRLSDDIEEPTRTWMALASYNVGMGHLQDARRITEQEGANPDSWSDIREHLPLLAQPEWYQQTRFGHARGWEPVQYVRGVRSYYALLRRITDPGQFSISPEANPEHRRQFQPRDAGHLRLPRTLEALH; encoded by the coding sequence ATGGTGCATCTGCTGCTGCGATTCCTGATTGCCACACTTGCTCTGCTGATCGGCGGCCTCGCGTTGACCGGACAGCTGCAGCAGGAGCGGAACCTGCTGCAGCAGGTCCAGACAGAAGGGACGCTGGTGGTGGTCACCCGCCTTGGCCCGACCACGCTCTACGAGACCGGCGACGGCCTGGCTGGCATGGACTACGACCTGGCACGCGGATTCGCCGATTTTCTTGACGTGGAACTGCGGTTGATCATCGCCCGCAACAAGACCGAGATGTATCAGGCCCTGGCCTCCGGCAGTGCCCACCTTGCCGCCGGGGCCCTAAGCATCGTCGACAGCCGACGCTCCTTCTTTCACTACAGCACGCCCTACGCCGAGGTGGATCAGCACTTGATCTACCGACGCGGCGAGCCGGCTCCGGAATCTGTCCAGGAGCTTGCCGGCTTCCACGGCGCGCGGGTACGCGTCATGGCCAACAGCCATGCCGCCGACAAACTGCGCGACCTCGCCAATAGCGACATCCGGCAATCCTGGGACATCGCCGCCGAAACCGACGTGCGGGAACTGCTCTATGATGTCTGGACCCGGGCCATCGACTACACCATCGTCGATTCCAACGCCCTCGCCCTGAATCAGAACTACTACCCGGAGCTGCGTGTCGCGTTCACCTTCGACGAAGGCCAGGAGCTGGCCTGGGCGTTTCTCGATGACGGCGACACCAGCCTCCATGAAGCCGCCGAAGAGTTCCTGGGCACCATCCGCGAGGACTCGACCCTGGCCGACATCCGCGAGCGATACTACGGCTACCTCAGTGGTTTCGACTATGTGGGCGCCCGCGTTTTCCTGCGTCACGTGACTGAGCGCCTTCCGCAGTTCCGGGACACTTTCCAGCAGGCGGGCGAGGAGTATGGCGTGGACTGGCGCCTGTTGGCGGCCATCGGCTACCAGGAGTCCCACTGGGACCCGGAAGCCGTATCACCCACCGGGGTCCGCGGACTGATGATGCTCACCCAGCGTACCGCCACTGAGCTCGGTGTAAGCAATCGCCTGGATCCCGAGGAAAGCATCCGCGGTGGCGCCCGCTACTTCGCTTCCCTGCGGCAGCGCCTGTCCGACGACATCGAGGAGCCGACACGGACCTGGATGGCACTCGCATCATACAACGTGGGCATGGGACATCTGCAGGATGCCCGCAGGATCACCGAGCAGGAGGGTGCCAACCCCGACAGCTGGTCCGACATCCGTGAGCATCTGCCACTGCTGGCGCAGCCCGAATGGTACCAACAGACCCGATTCGGCCACGCCCGCGGCTGGGAGCCCGTGCAGTACGTTCGTGGCGTGCGCAGCTACTATGCGCTGCTGCGCCGGATCACGGACCCGGGGCAGTTCAGCATTAGTCCCGAGGCCAACCCGGAGCACCGCCGACAGTTCCAGCCGCGGGACGCCGGACATCTCCGGCTGCCACGGACCCTGGAGGCATTGCACTGA
- a CDS encoding DUF3750 domain-containing protein — MRWLIGVGLFLIVLLGGPAYLYVTDAAGVNTGWHEANRESAGMAPEPDAHPGAVVQVYAARAFSWRGVFAVHSWVAAKEAGAERYRVYEVTSWRGGRVASGFGIPDRNWFGSASKLLLDLRGDEASALIPRIADAVERYPHNGDYAVWPGPNSNTFVAWLIREVSGLDAALPPTAVGKDYLSGALLAPMPSGTGYQVSVNGVASVGIARVEGLEVNILGMVIGVDPFGLAVKLPGVGHVGLRESPLARQQ, encoded by the coding sequence ATGCGCTGGCTGATCGGTGTTGGGCTATTCCTGATTGTTCTCCTTGGTGGTCCGGCCTATCTCTATGTGACCGATGCCGCCGGCGTGAACACCGGCTGGCATGAGGCGAACCGGGAAAGCGCCGGCATGGCTCCAGAGCCGGATGCACACCCTGGGGCAGTGGTCCAGGTCTATGCGGCCCGGGCGTTCAGCTGGCGGGGCGTGTTCGCCGTCCACAGCTGGGTTGCGGCCAAGGAGGCGGGTGCGGAGCGCTACCGGGTTTATGAGGTTACCAGTTGGCGGGGCGGTCGGGTGGCTTCGGGCTTCGGTATCCCGGACAGAAACTGGTTCGGAAGCGCGTCCAAGCTGCTGCTGGATCTCCGTGGGGACGAAGCCAGTGCATTGATCCCGCGCATTGCCGACGCTGTTGAACGTTACCCCCACAACGGCGACTACGCTGTCTGGCCAGGCCCCAACAGCAATACCTTCGTGGCCTGGCTGATCCGGGAGGTGTCAGGATTGGATGCAGCCCTGCCACCCACGGCGGTAGGCAAAGACTATCTCTCGGGGGCGTTGTTGGCGCCCATGCCCAGCGGCACCGGCTACCAGGTCTCGGTGAACGGTGTGGCCAGCGTCGGGATCGCCCGCGTCGAAGGCCTTGAAGTGAACATTCTGGGTATGGTGATCGGCGTCGATCCCTTCGGGCTGGCTGTCAAGCTGCCCGGAGTGGGCCATGTCGGGCTGCGTGAAAGCCCGCTGGCGCGTCAACAATGA
- a CDS encoding NAD(P)/FAD-dependent oxidoreductase — MSKPTHVAVIGAGLAGLACARRLREAGMQVAVLEKARGPGGRMTTARGPDWQADLGAQYFTARHPEFVAAVEEWCRQGVAAPWDGRLVRVGAGGVVDVDDGPQRWVGGPRMSAVTRNLAQELDLLPATRVTGITGEPGGWWLQTEEGRSAGAFHAVVVAVPPAQAVPLLQLVAPEFAERAGGVAMRPCWSVVVRVDGEAPDFDAAFVADDTLRWLARDGSKPGRERSDVWIAHAAGAFSEARLEDDAGSVGRDMAERVRSMTGITGPTEILRCHRWRYSQCMAPLDDGYLLAAQQGVGVCGDWCHGSRVEDAWLSGHALAGALVDAGL; from the coding sequence TTGAGCAAGCCGACGCATGTGGCGGTTATCGGTGCCGGACTGGCCGGGCTGGCCTGCGCCCGACGCCTGCGGGAAGCGGGCATGCAGGTGGCCGTGCTGGAGAAGGCGCGTGGGCCGGGCGGGCGCATGACCACGGCGCGTGGGCCGGATTGGCAGGCCGATCTCGGCGCCCAGTACTTTACTGCCCGCCATCCCGAGTTCGTTGCCGCGGTTGAGGAGTGGTGTCGCCAGGGGGTTGCCGCACCCTGGGATGGTCGTCTGGTCCGGGTCGGCGCCGGCGGCGTGGTGGATGTCGACGATGGCCCGCAGCGCTGGGTGGGGGGGCCGCGCATGAGTGCCGTGACCCGAAACCTGGCCCAGGAACTGGATCTATTGCCGGCCACCCGGGTCACCGGGATTACGGGTGAGCCCGGCGGATGGTGGTTGCAGACCGAGGAGGGACGCTCCGCCGGGGCCTTTCATGCGGTGGTGGTGGCAGTGCCTCCGGCCCAGGCGGTGCCGCTTCTGCAACTGGTGGCGCCGGAATTTGCCGAGCGTGCCGGCGGTGTGGCCATGCGGCCATGCTGGTCGGTGGTGGTCCGCGTGGATGGGGAGGCGCCGGATTTCGACGCCGCCTTCGTGGCGGATGACACGTTGCGCTGGCTGGCCCGGGATGGCAGCAAGCCGGGCCGGGAGCGGTCGGATGTGTGGATTGCCCACGCGGCGGGCGCGTTTTCCGAGGCCCGACTGGAGGATGATGCCGGTTCCGTGGGTCGCGACATGGCGGAGCGGGTGCGGAGCATGACCGGTATTACCGGGCCGACGGAAATACTCCGCTGCCACCGCTGGCGTTACAGCCAGTGCATGGCCCCGTTGGACGACGGCTACCTGCTGGCTGCACAGCAGGGTGTGGGCGTCTGCGGCGACTGGTGCCACGGTTCCCGCGTGGAGGATGCCTGGCTTAGCGGCCATGCACTCGCCGGCGCACTGGTGGACGCAGGGTTGTGA